From the genome of Nicotiana sylvestris chromosome 2, ASM39365v2, whole genome shotgun sequence, one region includes:
- the LOC138886103 gene encoding uncharacterized protein, whose product MCKYHGTHGHKTEDYRKLREEVARLFNEGHLREFLSDRAKNHIKERDANRKNEQEEPHHVIHMIVEGVDIPQRPVFKRTKGLITRKKRTQSYVPGDFLSFYNEEVEGSATNIIRPRVIEQRGLQDQIVPASRVLNGFDMARKTMKEEIVLPVNVAGTIQDTKFHVIKGDIRYNALLRKPWIHNMKAVPSTLH is encoded by the exons atgtgtaagtatcatggcacacatggccatAAAACCGAAGACTACAGGAAGCTAAGAGAGGAGGTAGCTCGATTGTTCAacgagggtcaccttcgagaatttctCAGTGATCGGGCTAAGAATCACATTAAGGAGAGAGATGCAAACAGAAAAAATGAGCAGGAAGAACCACATcatgtaatccacatgatcgTAGAAGGTGTCGATATCCCACAAAGACCTGTATTCAAACGCACCAAGGGGTTGATCACAAGAAAAAAACGAACTCAGAGCTATGTGCCCGGGGATTTCCTATCGTTCTATAATGAGGAAGTAGAAG gtagcgcAACAAACATAATCAGACCAAGGGTCATAGAGCAGCGTGGCCTGCAAGACCAAATTGTACCAGCATCTCGAGTCCTAAATGGTTTCGACATGGCAAGAAAAACAATGAAGGAGGAGATTGTCCTACCAGTAAATGTTGCCGGAACCATTCAAGATAcgaaattccatgtcatcaaaggCGACATAAGGTACAATGCACTTCTCAGGAagcca